In a genomic window of Temperatibacter marinus:
- the accC gene encoding acetyl-CoA carboxylase biotin carboxylase subunit: protein MFKKVLIANRGEIALRIHRACKEMGIQTVAVHSTADSDAMHVRVADEAVCIGPNASADSYLNVANIIAACEVTGADAVHPGYGFLSENANFAEICGEHGIKFIGPLPEHIRMMGDKITAKETVKKLGIPVVPGSEGGVDTDEDAVRIGAEIGYPVIVKATAGGGGRGMQIVRNESDIVTAVNTCKTEAKAAFGNEEVYIEKFLEKPRHIEFQIIGDQFKNCIHLGERDCSLQRRHQKVLEEAPSPVIDMETRMRVGGIVADAMANFGYEGAGTIEFLYEDGEFFFIEMNTRIQVEHPVTEMITGIDLVREQIRVAAGKKLHYSQDMVEFHGHAMECRVNAEDPFTFMPSPGQVTQYHAPGGLNVRADSAVYSGYKIPPYYDSMVAKLIVKGYTRDGCMMRLLRSLEEYVIDGIKTTIPLHIELLHNKDFQSGDYDIHWLEKFLDAHNNPDD, encoded by the coding sequence ATGTTTAAAAAAGTCCTGATTGCGAATCGCGGCGAAATTGCTCTTCGTATCCACCGTGCTTGTAAAGAGATGGGGATCCAGACTGTTGCCGTTCACTCGACCGCTGATTCAGATGCGATGCATGTAAGAGTTGCGGATGAAGCCGTCTGTATTGGACCAAATGCCAGTGCTGACAGTTATTTAAATGTAGCCAACATCATTGCTGCCTGTGAAGTGACTGGAGCAGATGCGGTACACCCTGGATATGGGTTCCTTTCTGAAAATGCTAATTTCGCTGAAATTTGTGGGGAGCACGGCATAAAATTTATTGGCCCCCTTCCCGAACATATCCGGATGATGGGCGATAAAATCACAGCTAAAGAGACCGTAAAGAAACTTGGCATTCCTGTAGTTCCTGGTTCTGAAGGCGGTGTTGATACAGATGAAGATGCTGTTAGAATTGGTGCAGAGATTGGCTATCCTGTCATCGTTAAAGCTACTGCTGGCGGCGGTGGTCGCGGTATGCAAATTGTACGTAACGAAAGTGACATTGTTACTGCAGTTAACACCTGTAAGACAGAGGCGAAGGCTGCTTTTGGAAATGAAGAAGTCTATATTGAAAAATTCTTAGAAAAGCCTCGCCATATCGAATTCCAAATCATTGGCGATCAATTTAAAAATTGTATCCACCTCGGCGAAAGAGACTGTTCTCTTCAACGCCGTCACCAAAAAGTCTTAGAAGAAGCCCCTTCTCCTGTGATTGATATGGAAACACGCATGCGCGTAGGCGGTATCGTTGCTGATGCTATGGCGAACTTTGGCTATGAAGGCGCTGGTACAATTGAGTTCCTTTATGAAGACGGAGAGTTTTTCTTTATCGAGATGAACACTCGCATTCAAGTCGAGCATCCCGTTACAGAAATGATTACAGGGATCGACCTTGTAAGAGAGCAAATCCGTGTTGCTGCTGGTAAAAAGCTTCACTATAGTCAAGACATGGTAGAATTCCACGGTCATGCTATGGAATGTCGTGTGAATGCTGAAGATCCTTTCACCTTCATGCCGAGCCCTGGACAGGTCACGCAGTATCATGCTCCAGGTGGGTTGAATGTAAGGGCAGACAGTGCTGTTTACTCAGGCTATAAAATCCCCCCATACTATGACAGTATGGTCGCAAAGCTCATTGTAAAGGGCTATACAAGAGATGGCTGTATGATGCGTCTTCTCAGGTCCCTCGAAGAATATGTTATTGATGGTATTAAAACAACAATTCCTCTGCATATTGAACTGTTACATAATAAAGATTTTCAATCTGGTGATTATGATATTCACTGGTTGGAAAAATTCTTGGATGCTCACAATAACCCAGATGACTAA
- the aroQ gene encoding type II 3-dehydroquinate dehydratase, with product MSNNTNNILVLNGPNLNLLGTRKPEIYGSLTLSDIHDTLTEAAQEYGVTLDFKQSNSESEMVDWIQAARGKADGIIINPAAYSHTSVAIRDALEAVEIPVAEVHLSNIHAREEFRHNSYVSAVAKMVICGAGDAGYEYALDFLVSQIGSE from the coding sequence ATGTCTAATAATACGAATAATATTCTTGTGTTGAACGGACCAAATTTGAATTTGCTGGGCACAAGAAAGCCAGAAATATATGGATCACTTACATTATCTGATATTCACGATACCTTAACCGAAGCCGCGCAAGAGTATGGCGTTACTCTCGATTTCAAACAAAGCAATAGTGAAAGCGAGATGGTAGACTGGATTCAAGCCGCAAGAGGCAAAGCAGATGGCATTATTATTAATCCTGCAGCCTATAGCCACACATCGGTTGCTATCAGGGATGCCTTAGAGGCTGTTGAAATTCCTGTTGCTGAAGTCCATCTTTCCAATATTCATGCCCGTGAAGAATTCCGCCACAATTCATATGTTTCAGCCGTTGCAAAAATGGTAATTTGTGGGGCTGGAGATGCGGGATACGAATATGCGTTAGATTTTCTTGTATCTCAGATCGGATCAGAGTAA
- a CDS encoding M48 family metalloprotease has product MKLYLTKAIAILFVIALATTSMSLSVKAQGLSILRDAETEAFLRRIGTPIFQAARLTPENINIYLVNDKSINAFVTGGQNIFFHSGLLMRMDNVDELFGVMAHETGHISGGHSVRTREAFGKASGYSIASMVLGVAAILAGSADAGIAAMMAGQQMTMGSMLTYSRNQEATTDQAGASYLEKNNISGKGLITFFKKLQEQEFIYSANRNPYMRTHPLTQDRISRLEYVVTTSENYNKPPNQDLNNQFLRIRAKLEGYINGPFYTLKKYPLSDQSIPAKYARIYAYHRALEWDKALAEVEDLIKIEPENPYFYEIKGQVLFESGKLEEAAAPLKKATKLAPNEALILTAYAQALLSVEGKDGLIKKNNLQLALPLLKDATRLDNENTFAWYNLAKVYSALDDKPKASLATAERFFSMGALQQADYHANMAKKEFREGTIDWLRAEDIILISQPYLEKMRNSKRRSSRRRVLQE; this is encoded by the coding sequence ATGAAATTATATCTAACCAAAGCTATTGCCATTTTATTTGTGATTGCTCTAGCCACTACATCAATGTCATTGTCTGTAAAGGCGCAAGGCCTATCGATCCTAAGAGATGCCGAAACCGAAGCTTTCCTTAGACGGATTGGCACACCAATTTTTCAGGCCGCGAGACTCACTCCAGAAAACATCAATATTTATTTGGTTAATGATAAGTCCATTAACGCATTTGTTACAGGAGGCCAGAACATATTCTTTCATTCCGGCCTGCTAATGCGCATGGATAATGTGGATGAGCTTTTTGGCGTGATGGCCCACGAGACAGGTCATATTTCGGGCGGGCATTCTGTTAGAACGCGCGAAGCCTTTGGTAAAGCTTCTGGCTATTCAATTGCCTCTATGGTTTTAGGCGTCGCGGCCATTCTTGCAGGCAGTGCTGATGCTGGAATCGCAGCAATGATGGCGGGTCAGCAAATGACAATGGGATCCATGCTAACCTACAGCCGTAATCAAGAAGCTACAACGGACCAAGCAGGAGCCTCCTATCTTGAAAAAAATAATATCAGCGGAAAAGGCCTCATTACTTTCTTTAAAAAACTACAAGAACAAGAGTTTATTTATAGCGCTAATAGAAACCCATATATGAGAACTCACCCTTTAACCCAAGATCGTATTTCTCGCTTAGAATATGTGGTCACGACCTCTGAGAATTATAACAAACCGCCTAATCAAGACTTGAATAATCAATTTCTTCGAATTCGTGCTAAGCTTGAAGGCTATATAAACGGTCCTTTTTATACCCTAAAAAAATACCCCCTCAGTGATCAATCCATACCCGCAAAATATGCACGAATCTACGCATATCATCGTGCTCTTGAATGGGACAAGGCGCTTGCTGAGGTAGAAGATCTCATTAAAATTGAACCAGAAAATCCTTATTTTTATGAGATTAAAGGCCAAGTTCTTTTTGAGAGTGGTAAATTAGAAGAAGCTGCTGCACCCCTCAAGAAAGCGACAAAGTTAGCACCGAATGAGGCTCTAATCCTAACAGCCTATGCCCAAGCCCTCCTATCAGTCGAAGGAAAAGACGGTCTTATTAAAAAGAATAACTTACAGCTTGCCCTGCCTTTGTTGAAAGATGCTACGCGTCTTGATAATGAAAATACTTTTGCATGGTATAATTTAGCAAAAGTCTATAGTGCGCTTGATGATAAGCCCAAAGCAAGCCTTGCAACTGCGGAACGCTTTTTCAGCATGGGAGCTCTACAACAAGCAGATTATCATGCGAATATGGCAAAAAAAGAATTTCGCGAAGGAACAATCGACTGGCTAAGAGCAGAAGATATTATCCTTATTTCACAGCCCTATTTAGAAAAGATGCGAAACAGTAAGCGCCGATCATCACGAAGACGTGTGCTTCAGGAATAA
- the accB gene encoding acetyl-CoA carboxylase biotin carboxyl carrier protein, with amino-acid sequence MSKLEKSKDLIRELAELLDASTLSEIEVEDEGFRIRVAREVPQSVNYGVAPAAAPLAAPAAPIAAPSEAPAAVDTAASAANHPGAVTSPMVGTIYTSPSPDSDVFVTVGDQVKEGDTLVIIEAMKVMNQIPAPKSGTVKEILFFNEQPIEFGEVLCIIE; translated from the coding sequence ATGTCAAAACTTGAAAAAAGTAAAGATCTTATACGCGAGCTGGCTGAACTCTTAGATGCTAGCACACTCTCTGAAATCGAAGTGGAAGACGAAGGATTTCGCATCAGAGTAGCACGCGAAGTACCACAGAGTGTTAATTATGGCGTTGCCCCTGCTGCAGCGCCTCTTGCGGCACCTGCGGCACCGATTGCTGCGCCATCAGAAGCACCAGCTGCTGTTGATACAGCAGCCTCAGCAGCAAACCACCCAGGAGCCGTCACGTCCCCTATGGTTGGTACCATCTATACATCTCCTAGCCCTGATAGCGACGTGTTCGTCACTGTTGGCGATCAAGTAAAAGAAGGCGATACGTTGGTGATCATTGAAGCTATGAAGGTGATGAACCAAATTCCGGCTCCTAAATCAGGTACAGTAAAAGAGATTTTATTCTTCAATGAACAGCCAATTGAATTTGGCGAAGTTCTTTGCATCATTGAATAA
- a CDS encoding DsbA family protein, with the protein MFKNTLSALLLLALLSLSVQAQDRSKEDIEKIVREYILENPEVIIESIQLMQERERLARLAPILETYKEFLYNERESNEAGNPKGDVTIVEFFDYRCGYCKRHYSEVMRLVKEDKNIRLIFKHYPILDYNDKSGRSKSAALGAMAAGKQGKFQEFHHMMMTTDGDVTKQKIDAVAQKIGLDMAQFALDMKSSVLDKKIMNALVVGNDLDLTGTPAYIIGTNIVSGARGFEHMKKTVARARAAQSR; encoded by the coding sequence GTGTTTAAAAATACCCTATCTGCCCTTTTACTTCTCGCCCTTCTGAGTCTGTCTGTACAAGCACAAGATAGAAGTAAAGAAGACATTGAAAAAATTGTTCGGGAATATATCCTAGAAAACCCTGAGGTTATTATCGAATCTATTCAGCTTATGCAAGAAAGAGAACGCCTGGCGCGTCTCGCCCCCATTCTTGAGACCTATAAAGAATTTCTATACAATGAGAGAGAGAGCAACGAAGCTGGTAATCCTAAAGGGGATGTAACCATTGTTGAGTTTTTTGATTATCGCTGCGGTTATTGTAAACGCCATTATTCTGAAGTGATGCGTCTTGTTAAAGAAGATAAAAACATACGGTTGATTTTTAAACACTACCCGATCTTAGATTATAATGACAAAAGTGGTCGGTCAAAATCTGCTGCTCTAGGGGCAATGGCTGCAGGCAAGCAAGGGAAATTTCAAGAATTCCATCATATGATGATGACCACAGACGGCGATGTTACCAAACAAAAGATTGATGCGGTTGCTCAAAAAATTGGCCTAGATATGGCCCAATTTGCCCTTGATATGAAATCCTCAGTTCTCGATAAAAAGATTATGAACGCCCTTGTTGTTGGTAATGATCTAGATTTAACAGGGACTCCTGCTTATATCATCGGAACCAATATAGTGAGCGGTGCACGTGGTTTTGAACATATGAAAAAGACAGTCGCACGAGCAAGAGCGGCACAATCTCGGTAG